ATGGAAGGTCATCCAAGGGTAGACCATGGCGGCAGTCGACATTCCACCAACGAACCCGTACCGCTCCACCAGTACTACTCGAACACCTTGTCGTCCAGCAGCAATGGCTGCCGCTATACCCGCCGGACCCCCTCCCACAACAACCACATCCGCTTCTTCCCTTTTCAACCTCATCCTTATCCGTTCACTCAAGTTATCACTCCTTCCGTTCTATTGCATGGACTACTCTTTCAGTCCTGTCATGGCAACTCCCTCAATGAAGCGCCGTTGTGCCAGGAAAAAAACAATCAGCAGCGGCAGGGTCGCCATAACAGTGGCACTCATCAGATATTGCCAGGCTGTTCCCACTTCATCCGTGAACAAGGATAACCCAAGCGGCAGCGTCATCAGTTCTCGCGAGTTAATGAAAATCAACGGATCGAAAAACTCATTCCAGATCGTCACAAACGTAAAGATTGTCAGCGTAGCCATACCGGGCTTGGCAATCGGAAGCATAATACGTGCATAGATCTTGAATCGGTTGCAGCCGTCAATCATCGCCGCTTCCTCCAGCTCGGTGGGTACTGTAATGAAGAACTGCCGCATCACAAAGATGCCAAACACGCCGCCCGCCCCAAAGATCGGCAGTAAAATCAGCGGAAGATGTGTATCAATCCATCCCAGCTGCCGCATGAACAGAAACATGGGAATTGCCGTCACCTCATGGGGAATCATCATCGCACTCAGCAGGATGAGAAATACCACATTACGTCCCTTGAACGGAATTTTGGCAAATGCATACCCGGCGAGTGATGCAAAGAACACCGTACCCAACACAACCACAGCAGCAATATATACACTGTTAAAATAAAAACGATGAAACGGAATCAATCGAAAGACATCGATGTAGTTCTGAAATCGGAAGGTATCCGGTATCCACTGTGGTGGATAGGTAAATATGCTCTGGGGCTCCTTGAATGACGTCGATATCATCCAGATAAATGGAACAAGCATGATCAGCGAGATCAGAGTCAGCAGCAAATACGTCCCAAGGGCACTGCCTGTCTTGCGAATCGAAGAATTAGGCATCGCCTTCATTGAATACCCACCTCTTTCGAAGCTGCCATTGCAGCAGTGTCAAAATCAGCACGATAAAGAACAGCACATACGCAAGCGAAGAAGCGTAGCCGAACTGAAATAATTTGAATGCTTTTTCCCAGATATAATAGACCAATACCTTTGTGCTGTTGCTCGGCCCTCCCTGTGTCATGACGTAGATCTGTCCAAACACCTTGAGCGAGCCAATCACAGTCATGACCATGGTTAGAAACACCGTTGGCGTAATCATGGGCAGCGTGACGTTAAAGAAAGTTCCCCTTCTGCCCGCGCCATCCAGTGTTGCCGCTTCGTAAAGCGAACGCGGCACCTGCTGAATGGCTGCAATGAACAACACCATATTCAGACCCACATTTTTCAGTACACTCGTCACAATAACCGCAGGCATCGCCAGATCCTGATTGTAGAGCCAGGCCGGACCCTTGATGCCTATCATTAACAGAAGCTGATTGATCAGTCCCGACTCTGTGGCATACATCAGCTTCCATACGATGGACCATACAATCAGCGAGGTCATGACCGGAACGAAGATGGCTGTTCGAAAAATCCCGATGCCGCGCAAACTTCTGGATAGCAGCAATGCGAGCAGCAAAGCAAGCACAATGTTAAGCGGCACAAGCCCCGCAGTGAAATAAACCGTATTGGCGAGCACTTTCCAGAACATGGCGTCTGTCATCACATTCCGGTAATTCTCCAGTCCAATAAAATGATGATCCCCCAGCAGCGGCCAGTCGGTCAGGCTCATGTATAGCGCGAGACCCATGGGAAACAGCAGCAGCAGGGTAAACCCGAGCACCATCGGTGATACAAACAGCCATCCCGCGATCTGGGCCTCTCTGGCGAGCGGACCTCTTCCTGTACGCTTGCGTGAATGGGTCACAGTCAGGCCCTCCCCTTTATCAATTTTCTTCCTCTAGTCTGGACGGTTCAGATTGTCCACCGCATTACGGAAGGCGTTAACAGCCCTTCGCAGCTGCTCCTCTGCTCTGCCTGTTACGACCGCTCCAAGCATGATCGCCTTGACTCCGGTATCGTGCAGCACCCGAACATCCTCCGGCACCAGCTTACGCTGAGAAGGAACCAATACCGGAATTTGCGCCTGCAAGACCAGACGGCGATACTTGAGCACGTCCGCAAAGCTTAGCGGTGTACCATATTCATTTCCAGGCACAATAGATGCCTCCAGGGCGGTGAAGCCGTAATGGGCCGCAGACGTGACGAGAGAAGGTTCATATTCGTCGTTGATTGCAAACGTGGGTTCCAGCCCCAGATTATCCAGCATGAAGGAAGGCAAGTGATGTGCATAGATCGAATAGAAGTCAAAACCCAGCCCGGAAAGCCGCTCCACATCCTCTCGCCTTGCTCCATCAATACTGCCGGATGGCACGACCCCAAGCGGACCGTCAAACTCGCTACGAATCGCCTGAAAAACTTCGGCATAGTTGTCCAGTGGACCAAAATGATTCCCGCTGGCGCGATGACCGACATTATAATGCACCTTCAGTGCATCAGCGCCCTCTTCAATTGCTGCCCGGGCCAAAGATAGATCGTTCTCGGGGAGGCTGACCACAAGTGACAGCGATTTCCGATCAAGCAATTCCTTGAATTTGCCCATTATGCTCACCTCCTGTTTCTATAAAATGATTTATTGTTGCAGTACGCTTTGGATCTCTTCCTGCATTTGCTTCAGATTATCCTCGGGTGTCGCTGAACGAGCGAACAATCGATCAAATCCCTGCAATACCGCATTGTCGATATCCTGCCAACGGATATGACCGGGAATCAAGCGCGCTTTTGGCATTTCATTAATCACCGCCTGCACAATATGCTCCTTGCTCGGATTATTCGGCTGATTAATGAACGCATCGGAGTTCAGCACAGAGGTACGCGGAGGCACAAAATAGGTGGCCGTCGCCTGAATACCCTGCTCACTGGCAAAATACTTCAACAGCTTCTTGGTTTCCTCCGGATGCTTGCTGTCGTTGAACATGGCATATCCAGCCTGCCCCAGCATCGGTACGCTGCCCTGTGAGCCGGAAGGCATAGGAGCGATACTCCATTCAAAATCCGTAATCTCTCTTGCCTTGGAAACATAGCTGTAGTTATCGAAGAACATGCCCACATTGCCAGCATCGAAGCTGACCTGCTCGCCTGCTTTTGGATGCGATTCATCGGTGAACATCATGCGCTCCAGCAGTTCAAAGGTCTGTACGCCATAAGCATCGTTCCAGGTGAACTTCGTCATGCCTTCGTCGAACGGGCCGCTGCCATTGGACCAGGAATATGAGGAGAGCACAGCCCATGTCTTCCAATCGCGAAAAAAGTTGGCGCCATAGATCCGGTTGGTCGCCTCCTTGCTGGTAATCGCCTTGGCGGACTTCTCGAACTGTTCCCATGTCCATTGCCCTTGGCTGGCAAGTGTATTCGGGTCGGTCAGGCTGGCCTTGTCGAACAGCGTTTTATTGTAGAACATAACCACCGGAGGTGTGGAAAAAGGCAGCCCCAGCAGCTGATCGCCATCACGGAACAAATCCAGTGTACTTGGTATATAATCATCCAGTTTGAACTGGACATCATCCTTGAACTCGGATACATCAGCCAGGATGTGATTGGATTTGAATTGTGGCACCATCCGCTCTGATACCCATGCGATATCCGGGAGAGAGCCTCCAGCGGCAAGCACCGAAATTTTTTGCTGGTATTCTGCGAAAGGAACGGATTCCATCGTCACCTTGATGCCTGGATTTTCCTGCGTGAAGCCATCGATCAGCTTGTTGTATACATCCATATGTGCCTGATTGCCCCACATCATGAATTTCAGCTCAACCTCTCCATTCTCCCCGGCTGCTTGCCCAGGATCACTTCCGGAATTGGAGCTTGTGCACCCGATTGAAGCAACCATCATGAGTAAGAGTAGCAATATCAGTCCTGCTTTTTTCATGAAAATCCCCCTTATGGACGTAGTGGTATACATGTGCAACCAAAGTATAACGAAGGCATCGCCCGCTCATAAATCACGTCAATTACAGAAATGGTATGGTATTTCAAGAAATGCTGAATCGGTCACGATATTCCCCTGCTGTCCATCCCACCTGCTGCTTGAATACCAGCATGAAGTGCTTGGGACTCTGATGCCCGGATAACCTTGCAACATCATAGATTTTGAGCCCTGTGTTAACCAGCAGCCACTTGGCCCGTTCCATACGAGCCTCAGCAACGTATTCGGAGTAATTGGTTCCTGTTTCGTTCTTGAACAACTGGCTTAGATAGGTGGGGTTCAGATGAACCAGAGCTGCTATGGTCTGAAGTCGCAGGTCCCCATCGGGGTGCTGCTTGATGTGCTCCTTCACATCTCGGATAATCTTTCGCGCATCTCCGCCGGAGTGCTCTGCTTTCCCAGATGGCTCCGTGACTGGAAGGGTTGAAATGCCGTACCTGCGATCCAGCAGCAACTGAATTTTTTGGATGCATAACGCCAGTTCATGACGTTCAATCGGCTTCAGCAGATAGTTCAACACCCCGTACTCCATCGCCCTGCGTGCATATTCAAACTCCCCGTACCCGCTTATGATGATCATCAGCAGTTCAGGGTACATATCTCTTGCTTTGGATACCAGTGTCAATCCGTCCATTCCACGCATGCGAATATCCGTGATCAACACATCCGGTACTTCACATCTCAGAAAATCCAGTGCCTCGACTCCGCTAGAAGCTTCACCTGTTACCTCGAACTGAGGAGCCGCCTGTACAATCAGCTCTCTCAGTCCCTGACGGATGACCGTCTCATCCTCCACAAGCAATACTTTATACATGCGCTTCATTCCCCTTTCGGTTGAAGTTGAATGGATATCGTCACCGCCAGGCCCTGCCCGGGACTGCCATCGACGCTCAGGCTGCCGCCTTCTCCATACATGAGTCGGAGCCTTTGGGCGATATTGTTAAGTCCCAGCCTGTCCCCCGCATGACAGCGCAATGCCTCATTGGAGGGCTGCCGAGCAATGGATTCATTTAATTCATCAATCTCCGCCTGAGCCATGCCTTTGCCATTGTCACGTACAATAATCAGCAGCTCATCATCAAATTTCAATGCAGATACCCAGATCACCCCGCCATCCGCCTGCCCTTCAATGCCATGGTAGACCGCGTTCTCCACCAGCGGTTGCAATACCAGCTTGGGAATCAGACAATCTGTAGCAGCTTCATCGATGTCATAGATTACCTCCAGCTTGCCGTCATAACGTACTTGTTGAATGCGTACATAGGATTGCACAAAAGCCAATTCTTCCTGAAGTGGAACCCTCCGATCTACCTTATCAATCGTATAACGCAGCAGCTTGCCAAGTGCCGTCACCATATCAGACACCTCAGCGTGCTTCTGGCGGACCGCCATCATGTTGATGGACTCTAATGTGTTGTATATAAAATGAGGATTGATCTGGCTCTGCAATGCTGACAACTCCGCCTCTCGCTCTTGAATGCCCAACAGAAATACCTCGTTGAACAGTCGATGGATCTCTTCCATCATCCGGTTAAAACCCCTGCTAATCTGTCCGAACTCATCATTGCTAAAGTGCGCTACGCGCTGGCTAAAGTCTCCCTGCTCCACCCGAATCATATTGTGCTTCAATCGAATCAGCGGCCTCGTTATGCGGTAGGATAAGAGAACCGCGAGAACTGCTACCGCCGCCATACATAACACAGCGAATCCAAACGTAAACGTGAGCATCTCGCCTGATTCCTTCTGAATAACGGCAATAGGTGTCAGGCTGATCACCGAAAGTCCTGAATAGCTGGAATGGTGCTGTACGTAGAGATAGGGCTTCCCATCAAGGACAACCTTCTGGTTGCCTGCGTAGCCTTGAAGCTGGCCATGCGTTAACAGTTGGTCGTATGCGGACAAGCCTCCGGCTGAGGTGCGTTCGAATAGGAGCCGCTGCTTGCTGTCGACAATCATCAGGCTCGCATTTTGCTCAAAATTCAGATTGGACAAGAGCTGACCGAAAGCTTCCAGCCGGATGTCGATCAGGATGTAGCCCAGTCGCTGGAGTGTCCCCGGATCACGAATCTCACGGGCAACCGATATATACGGCTCTTCATGACTGCCCGTGTAATAGCTGGGCTCGTGCGGAGGAAGCAGACGCCATTCGCCTTCCGAGCCGTTAAGCTCAGCAAACCAGTCATCCTGCCTGCTGTCCCATACCGGATTCACTGCCAGTGAATCCAGATTGGAGAACAAAATGCCGCTGTTGCTAATCAGATGGATGCCACGAATTTCCGGTCGGTCATACGCCTGACCGGACGTGTAGAGCTTCATTTTCAGGTAATCATCGGACCTCGCCCATGTACCCGATCCCATCGGAGCATTGTATTTGCCCAGAATGCCGAGCACCATCTGATCGTAGAGCGGCAAGAGCGACAACCGCTCGAAGTCCTTGAGCAGCCGATTCAGATTGGTGTTAATCTGGCGAACAATATCAATGGTGAACTGCTCCGTCTTGCGATCAATCGTCTGCGAGAAATGCAGGTAATTCACTACTCCCTGCAAGCTTAGCGGCAGCAAGGTCAGCCCCAGGAACAACAGGAGCAGCTTGGTGCGCAGATTCATATTTCTTCCGAAATAACCTTGTACCTTGTCCATCATTTCCGTTCATCCCTCCCTCTCCCGATCATTGTATGATCCCTCTTCATAGATCAATCTGGATATAACTGGGGTCATCATATCCAGTTTTAATGATCGATGGCTATCCTGCCAACCATGGGATTGGTACGGAATTTCAAGATTGAAGCGCAGGCTTTCGGGGAAACGCAAAAAAGCCAACTGTATCGCTACAGTCGACTACTCTTCTATTGCATCAAAAAACCGACTGCATTATGCAATCGGCTGTCTTTTCATAAAGTGTTTTTTATATTTGAAGCGATTATATTCATTAATTAGTTCGTCCAATACCATCGATTGTTGAAGGACTTTGTAGTCTTGCATGCCATGATATTCCGCCAATCGACTTAACTCATGCCTGTTCTGTTCGATTTGGTCTCTAATCTGCTTCGGTTCTCTCACAGCATGCACCCCCTCTTTTTAAAACATTTTAGGATACATTGCCAAAAAATTCATATTTTATTCCTTTGCAAAATAAAATGTTTGCTTACATAATAATATTTTCATAACCAACATTTTGCATTAATTCGTGAAAATTGTCACAACTACCGCATATAGATATAGTTCACTTACGCCAAACTACATATCGTACGCATGGAAAAAATGGAGTCCCTTAACGTAAAAACTAAAGACAGAAACCCATTATAAATTATGTTCCAATCGTATGCTGTACTTTGCTCGTTCTGGAGCGGATTAGAATCCCTGCCACACGCACCAAAACCATAGCAGCCGTCATTAATATAAATGCAGGACCGATATTCTGAAGATCCAATTGATGCTCAATTGCATAGTGATATGCTTGCTGCGGATGATGCGTGATCCATTCCACCGGGATAATGCGTAGCAGGAATGCCGCCGCCCAAACGACCACACTACCTATCCCCACTCGGGTATACCACTTACCTGCCGTCGCATCGAATTCCATACGCGTTATTCCCAGCACAATCATTCCAAACATTGCTCCTACAATGACAGCCACCAACAAAAACAGCACATTATTGCCTGTAAAAGTCATGTATTTAAGAAATTTGGCTGCATAATAACCCATAATAACGAAAGGTAGCAATAACCGATAATAACGTACTGGCTTTCGTCCAATTGAAGTAAATACTAATACCGCAAACATGATGATCATCTGAATCCACATGCTCGTTGTCATATGTTGTTCCCCCTGTAATTTGCTTGATTTGATGCTTTAAGCATAGCAGGGAGAACATCGCTCTAGCGTCCACAAACGGGTGGATAACGTGGTCCACCTGTGGGTGGATCATAGTGGAGGATAAGAGCATTAACAAATTAGTATTTCTCTCTTAGTCGAATGTATTTATTAATCAGTTCATCCAGCACCATAGACTGCTTAAGAACCTTATCATCATGCATGCCATGTTTCTCCACCAACCGACGCAAATGTTGCCGATTCTGCTCGATTTGATCTTTGATCTGTTTGATTTCTCTCACAGCATGCACCCCTTTTTCAAACAATTTAGATTACAGCTTAAATCCTCCATTTTTTTCGTTTAAACCCTTCATAATGACAAAAACATATGATGTTTTGCAGAATTTTGTAAAAATGATTCTTTAGAAAACTTTTATATCCATTTGTCGACCGGATTATTAAACACAAAAATAGCCTACTGCAAAAACAGTTGGCTGTTTGAATATTTATTAATTTATGCAATATTGTTCAATTGTAATATCTATTGATATTTTACGTTTATTTCTTCATTAGCAAACTTATATATTTCCCTTACAGATTTACACATTTCATTAAGGCTACAGATACTTACAAACTCGCATTTGGGTGAAGCAAGCTGATTAATGTTTTGTATTGGTTCTCTAATTCTTTAGATACATGACTCTTAAAATCTCCATAAAGATCAATACACTTTAATGTTGCCGCATCATCTTTAACAAAAATGGATAACTCCAAACTTATAAGTAGCGACATCGATCCAGAATCGTACCTATGTCTTCTAAAGTAATAAACTGATAGCTCATAAAATAATATAACTCTTCGATAATACCAGCTTTGTTCTGTGTACCCCCCTCTTAAATAAGCATCACTGAATTGGATAGAAATCTCCTTTTCAAACTTGATCAATAAATCATCCACATCATATTGATGCCTGTTAGCAGATTGAAGAATTTTAACCAAAGCAGGAAGAATTTCTGCTTCATCTTTCTCGATACAATTAATGTAATCAGGTATAACTTCTCGTACGCCCATCATTACTTGATATAAATATTTATTAAGTTTAGCCATATATCTAATTTTTCGATCAATGAGCTTATCCTCAATTCCGTATGTCTCAATGATTTTCTCATAAATATCAGTATATCGAAGAGCTTCTTTATAATTTTCGGAGCAATCATGGTAATTCGCAATAAGCAAGTTAGAATAAGCTTTATATACATATAGTGGATACTGTGTTTTACTAGTAAGCTTTTTAGTTTGTCTCATAGCCACATCCGACTGCTTTTCTAATTGGCGGGCTAAGTCTCTCATTCTATCCCATTCATGTAATCCCCAGTATGCATTCGCTAGATCCTTAATTGCATCCAGCTGATAGTCTTCATCTAATCGTTCTATGAATGGTTCAAATTTGGAAACGAGTAGTCTGTTCACTTTCTGGTCATGACCAATATTAATAAGAAAAATACGGTACTGGCACAAGGCTAATCTTTCCGAATGCTGATATTTCTCACCTTCGGCTACACATTCATATAAAATAAGCGCCGCTTCATTCATTTCTTTGGAATATAGATTCTCTGCCATTTCAAATAGTTCTGAAATATAGGATCGATCATCTGTAACCTGATAAACCACTTTTTTAATACAGTCTAGCTTGTTAAGTT
Above is a window of Paenibacillus sp. E222 DNA encoding:
- a CDS encoding carbohydrate ABC transporter permease; translation: MKAMPNSSIRKTGSALGTYLLLTLISLIMLVPFIWMISTSFKEPQSIFTYPPQWIPDTFRFQNYIDVFRLIPFHRFYFNSVYIAAVVVLGTVFFASLAGYAFAKIPFKGRNVVFLILLSAMMIPHEVTAIPMFLFMRQLGWIDTHLPLILLPIFGAGGVFGIFVMRQFFITVPTELEEAAMIDGCNRFKIYARIMLPIAKPGMATLTIFTFVTIWNEFFDPLIFINSRELMTLPLGLSLFTDEVGTAWQYLMSATVMATLPLLIVFFLAQRRFIEGVAMTGLKE
- a CDS encoding carbohydrate ABC transporter permease, translating into MTHSRKRTGRGPLAREAQIAGWLFVSPMVLGFTLLLLFPMGLALYMSLTDWPLLGDHHFIGLENYRNVMTDAMFWKVLANTVYFTAGLVPLNIVLALLLALLLSRSLRGIGIFRTAIFVPVMTSLIVWSIVWKLMYATESGLINQLLLMIGIKGPAWLYNQDLAMPAVIVTSVLKNVGLNMVLFIAAIQQVPRSLYEAATLDGAGRRGTFFNVTLPMITPTVFLTMVMTVIGSLKVFGQIYVMTQGGPSNSTKVLVYYIWEKAFKLFQFGYASSLAYVLFFIVLILTLLQWQLRKRWVFNEGDA
- a CDS encoding sugar ABC transporter substrate-binding protein translates to MKKAGLILLLLLMMVASIGCTSSNSGSDPGQAAGENGEVELKFMMWGNQAHMDVYNKLIDGFTQENPGIKVTMESVPFAEYQQKISVLAAGGSLPDIAWVSERMVPQFKSNHILADVSEFKDDVQFKLDDYIPSTLDLFRDGDQLLGLPFSTPPVVMFYNKTLFDKASLTDPNTLASQGQWTWEQFEKSAKAITSKEATNRIYGANFFRDWKTWAVLSSYSWSNGSGPFDEGMTKFTWNDAYGVQTFELLERMMFTDESHPKAGEQVSFDAGNVGMFFDNYSYVSKAREITDFEWSIAPMPSGSQGSVPMLGQAGYAMFNDSKHPEETKKLLKYFASEQGIQATATYFVPPRTSVLNSDAFINQPNNPSKEHIVQAVINEMPKARLIPGHIRWQDIDNAVLQGFDRLFARSATPEDNLKQMQEEIQSVLQQ
- a CDS encoding response regulator, whose protein sequence is MYKVLLVEDETVIRQGLRELIVQAAPQFEVTGEASSGVEALDFLRCEVPDVLITDIRMRGMDGLTLVSKARDMYPELLMIIISGYGEFEYARRAMEYGVLNYLLKPIERHELALCIQKIQLLLDRRYGISTLPVTEPSGKAEHSGGDARKIIRDVKEHIKQHPDGDLRLQTIAALVHLNPTYLSQLFKNETGTNYSEYVAEARMERAKWLLVNTGLKIYDVARLSGHQSPKHFMLVFKQQVGWTAGEYRDRFSIS
- a CDS encoding sensor histidine kinase, producing MMDKVQGYFGRNMNLRTKLLLLFLGLTLLPLSLQGVVNYLHFSQTIDRKTEQFTIDIVRQINTNLNRLLKDFERLSLLPLYDQMVLGILGKYNAPMGSGTWARSDDYLKMKLYTSGQAYDRPEIRGIHLISNSGILFSNLDSLAVNPVWDSRQDDWFAELNGSEGEWRLLPPHEPSYYTGSHEEPYISVAREIRDPGTLQRLGYILIDIRLEAFGQLLSNLNFEQNASLMIVDSKQRLLFERTSAGGLSAYDQLLTHGQLQGYAGNQKVVLDGKPYLYVQHHSSYSGLSVISLTPIAVIQKESGEMLTFTFGFAVLCMAAVAVLAVLLSYRITRPLIRLKHNMIRVEQGDFSQRVAHFSNDEFGQISRGFNRMMEEIHRLFNEVFLLGIQEREAELSALQSQINPHFIYNTLESINMMAVRQKHAEVSDMVTALGKLLRYTIDKVDRRVPLQEELAFVQSYVRIQQVRYDGKLEVIYDIDEAATDCLIPKLVLQPLVENAVYHGIEGQADGGVIWVSALKFDDELLIIVRDNGKGMAQAEIDELNESIARQPSNEALRCHAGDRLGLNNIAQRLRLMYGEGGSLSVDGSPGQGLAVTISIQLQPKGE
- a CDS encoding aspartyl-phosphate phosphatase Spo0E family protein, producing the protein MREPKQIRDQIEQNRHELSRLAEYHGMQDYKVLQQSMVLDELINEYNRFKYKKHFMKRQPIA
- a CDS encoding DUF1453 family protein, which translates into the protein MTTSMWIQMIIMFAVLVFTSIGRKPVRYYRLLLPFVIMGYYAAKFLKYMTFTGNNVLFLLVAVIVGAMFGMIVLGITRMEFDATAGKWYTRVGIGSVVVWAAAFLLRIIPVEWITHHPQQAYHYAIEHQLDLQNIGPAFILMTAAMVLVRVAGILIRSRTSKVQHTIGT
- a CDS encoding aspartyl-phosphate phosphatase Spo0E family protein → MREIKQIKDQIEQNRQHLRRLVEKHGMHDDKVLKQSMVLDELINKYIRLREKY
- a CDS encoding transcriptional regulator, translated to MKLAPTIRTYIENHIRERGYKLQQFSDVTGVNVGTLSAILKGSRPLAMNQLDQITSGMGLEKGYFYEMYSVECFVETAPHWRRLEPFLYRCAELNKLDCIKKVVYQVTDDRSYISELFEMAENLYSKEMNEAALILYECVAEGEKYQHSERLALCQYRIFLINIGHDQKVNRLLVSKFEPFIERLDEDYQLDAIKDLANAYWGLHEWDRMRDLARQLEKQSDVAMRQTKKLTSKTQYPLYVYKAYSNLLIANYHDCSENYKEALRYTDIYEKIIETYGIEDKLIDRKIRYMAKLNKYLYQVMMGVREVIPDYINCIEKDEAEILPALVKILQSANRHQYDVDDLLIKFEKEISIQFSDAYLRGGYTEQSWYYRRVILFYELSVYYFRRHRYDSGSMSLLISLELSIFVKDDAATLKCIDLYGDFKSHVSKELENQYKTLISLLHPNASL